The following is a genomic window from Serratia ficaria.
CTTTACAGCATGTGCGTAATTCTGCAACGACAGAGGGTTTGATTGATGGATGGTCAACAGCATGGCGACCAGCTGAAACGCGGCCTCAAAAACCGGCATATTCAGCTTATTGCCTTAGGTGGCGCAATAGGTACCGGGCTATTCCTCGGTATCGCTCAAACAATAAAAATGGCCGGCCCGTCGGTCATTCTCGGCTATGCCATTGGCGGTTTCATCGCGTTTCTGATCATGCGCCAGCTCGGCGAAATGGTGGTTGAGGAGCCGGTGGCCGGTTCGTTCAGCCACTTCGCTTACAAATACTGGGGCAACTTCGCCGGCTTCGCTTCCGGTTGGAACTACTGGGTGCTGTACGTGCTGGTGGCGATGGCGGAACTGACCGCGGTCGGCATCTACGTGCAGTACTGGTGGCCGGAGATCCCCACCTGGGTGTCCGCCGCGGTGTTCTTCCTGGCGATCAACGCCATCAACCTGGCCAACGTGAAGGTCTACGGCGAGATGGAATTCTGGTTCGCCATCATCAAGGTGGTGGCGATCATCGGCATGATCGTCTTCGGCGCCTACCTGCTGTTCAGCGGCATGGGCGGCCCGGAAGCCACCGTCACCAACCTGTGGGCGCAGGGCGGGTTCTTCCCGAACGGCATCATGGGGTTGGTGATGGCGATGGCGGTGATCATGTTCTCGTTCGGCGGCCTCGAGCTGGTCGGCATCACCGCCGCGGAAGCCGACAACCCGCAGAAAAGCATTCCCAAAGCCACCAACCAGGTGATCTACCGCATCCTGATCTTCTACATCGGCTCGCTGACCATTCTGCTTTCGCTGTACCCGTGGGGCAAAGTGGTCGAAGGCGGCAGCCCGTTCGTGCTGATCTTCCACGCGCTGAACAGCAACCTGGTGGCGACCGTGCTGAACATCGTGGTGCTGACCGCCGCGCTGTCGGTGTACAACAGCTGCGTATATTGCAACAGCCGCATGCTGTACGGTCTGGCGCAACAGGGCAACGGGCCGAAAAGCCTGCTGAAGGTCGACGGCCGCGGCGTGCCGGTGATCGCCATCGGCGTTTCCGCCCTCGCCACCGCATTCTGCGTGCTGATCAACTACCTGATCCCGGGGCGCGCCTTCGAACTGCTGATGGCGCTGGTGGTATCGGCGCTGGTGATTAACTGGGCGATGATCAGCCTGGCGCATCTGAAGTTCCGCGCCGCCAAGGATCGCGAAGGCGTAGAGCCGAAGTTCAAAGCCTTCTGGTACCCGTTCAGCAACTATTTGTGCCTGCTGTTTATGGCCGGCATTCTGGTTATCATGTACCTGACGCCGGGCATTCGAATCTCGGTGCTGCTGATCCCGGTATGGGTGGCGATTCTGGCCATCGGCTACGCCATCAAGCAGCGCAGCCAACGCATCGCCGGCGCCACCAGCCGCTGAGGCTGCGCCCCCTCGCATTTCATGGCCCGCTGATGCGGGCCATTTTATTTCCCGCCTATTTTGCAAACTGGCTCACAGTTTCTCCGCCACGGCCGGTTTGTCCATCTCTACAACCATTAATTTCTGATAACTCGCCGCCAGCCGGAACAATAATCGTTGCCACTCGGTAAAATCCTGCCGGCCCGGAGAAAATGTCCATGAAGAGCAATGCCCTATCGATAAAAGAAAAGATTGGTTACGGCATGGGAGATGCCGGCTGCAACATGATCGGCGGAGCGATCATGCTGTTTCTCAATTATTTTTATACCGACATCTTTGGGCTGACCCCGGCGCTGGTCGGTATCCTGCTGCTGTCGGTCAGGGTGTTGGATGCCATTACCGATCCGATTATGGGCGCGATAGCCGATCGCACGCAAAGCCGTTGGGGGCGCTTCCGTCCCTGGCTGCTGTGGGTTTCGCTGCCCTATGTGCTATTCAGCGTATTGATGTTTACGACGCCGGAATGGAGCTATAACAGCAAGGTGGTCTACGCCTTTGCCACCTACTTTTTGATGTCGCTCACCTATACCGCCATCAACATTCCCTACTGTTCGCTGGGCGGCGTCATCACCGCCGATCCGCACGAGCGGGTATCCTGTCAGTCCTACCGCTTTATCCTGGTCGGCATCGCTACGCTGATCCTGTCGCTGACCCTGTTGCCGATGGCCGAATGGTTCGGCGGCGCCGACAGGGCGCGCGGCTATCAGATGGCCATGGGCGTGCTGGCGCTGATCGCCCTGCTGATGTTCCTGTTCTGCTTTGCCACGGTCAAAGAGCGCATACGCCCGGCGGTGCCGAGCCACGATGCGCTCAAGTCAGATCTGAGAGACGTGTGGAAAAACGATCAGTGGGTGCGCATTCTGCTGCTGACCTTTTGCAACGTATGCCCCGGCTTTATCCGCATGGCGGCGACCATGTATTACGTGACTTACGTAATGCAACAGTCGGCCTCGTTCGCCAGCCTGTTTATCGCGCTGGGCGTCGTCGGCATGATGATCGGCAGCGCGCTGGCGAAACCGCTCACCGATCGCTTCTGCAAACTGAAAGTGTTCTTTTGGACCAACATCCTGCTGGCGGCGTTTTCCTGCGGCTTTTACTTCCTCAACCCGCACCTGACCGCGCTCATCGTGGCCGCCTATTTCCTGCTCAATATCCTGCACCAGATCCCCTCGCCGCTGCACTGGTCGCTGATGGCCGACGTGGACGACTATGGCGAGTGGAAAACCGGCAAACGCGTCACCGGCATCAGCTTCTCCGGCAATTTATTCTTTCTGAAAGTCGGTTTGGCGGTAGCCGGCTCCATGGTCGGTTTCCTGATGTCGATGTCCGGCTACCAGGCGGAGGCCGCCAGCCAAAGCGCCGGCGCGCTCAACTGCATAGTGCTGTTGTTTACCGTTATCCCCGGCATCGGCTACCTGATTACCGCCGGCGTGGTACGCCTGCTGAAGGTCGATCGCCAATTGATGCGGCAAATTCAAATCGATCTGGAAAAGCGCCGCGTTAATTATCAGGAGCTGGTCGACTATCGCGAACAGCAGCTCGAAACCAAACACCCGTAAGGAATCCGCGATGCAAGACTATCCAAATCCCTTTATCGAACAGCGTGCCGATCCGTTCATTTTGCGCCACAGCGATGGTTACTACTACTTCACCGCTTCGGTGCCGGAATACGACCGGCTCGAGCTTCGGCGGGCGCGCAACCTCGCCGATCTGCCGCAGGCCGAGGCCGTTGTGGTATGGCGCAAGCCGCTGCAAGGGCCGATGAGCGCGCTGATCTGGGCGCCGGAGCTGCATTTTATCGACGGCAAATGGTATTTGTATTTCGCCGCCGCCCACAGTCCGGACATCGCCGACGGGTTGTTTCAACACCGCATGTTTGCCCTGGAATGCGACTCTGCCAATCCGCTGAGCGGGGAATGGCAAGAAAAAGGCCGGATTTACAGTCATATCGACAGCTTCTCCCTCGACGCCACGCACTTTTTCCATCGCGGAAAACGCTACTATCTCTGGGCGCAAAAGGATCCGGCCCTGCGCGGCAATTCCAACCTGTATCTGGCGGAAATGGAGAATCCATGGACGTTGAAGGGCCAGCCCGTGATGCTCAGCAAGCCGGAGCTGCCATGGGAAACCCAGGGTTTTTGGGTCAACGAAGGGCCGGCGGTGATCGTCCATGGCCAACGAATATTCATCAGTTATTCCGCCAGCGCCACCGATGAGAATTACTGCATCGGCCTTCTCTGGGCCGATATCGCCGGCGACCTCACCGACGCGGCTCAATGGCACAAGGCCAGCCAACCGATATTCCGCACCTGCGCCAGAAATCGTCAATTCGGACCGGGACACAACAGCTTTACCGTCGATCAACAGGGCCGGGATCTGCTGGTTTACCACGCCCGCAACTACAGGGAAATCGAGGGCGACCCGCTTTATGATCCCAACCGCCATACGCGGATTAAGCCGATAATCTGGGATGAGGAAGGCATGCCGGTTTTGGGTGAACCGCCGGCGGACAACCGCTAGTGGCGCAGGGGGCCCGGCGCACCGAGCCCCCTGCGCGTCAACGCTTATTTACGCAGCGCTTTTACTTGCTCGGCGGTGATATCCGCCGGCAGGCCGCCCCAGGTGACGCGCAGATAGTTCACCAGCTCCGCCAGCTGCGCATCGTCCAGCCGCTCGCCAAAGGCCGGCATGCTCTGCATGCTTTCGCCGTTGGGGAATTGCTGGGCCGGCAACCCGTCCAGCACCGAGACGATCAGGTTCTTGCCGTCCGGCTGGCGCAGCGTCGCGTTGTCGCGCATCGCCACCGCCACGTGCGGCTTGCCCTCGCCGTCTCGCGCATGGCAGCCGGAACACTGGTCCAGATAGCTCAGGCGGCCGGCATCGCTGCCCTGCCCCGCTTTCACCGGCACCGCCGCCGGCGGTTGGTCGCCCATCAGATAGGTGGCCAGCGCCCGATTGTCTTCCGGCGTCAGATAACGAGTGCTGAGATCCACCACCATATGCATTTCGCTGAAGGCGGAACCCTGCGGCGCGATGCCGGTGCCGAGGAAGCGGCCGACGTCCTGCGGCGTCCAGCCGCGCTGCGCCAACCCCTGCGGCGTGATGTCCGGCGCCATAAAGCGCCCGAGGTCGCCGCCCTGCATCGGCTTGCCGAGATCCATCTGCCCCAGCATGCCGCGCGGCGTATGACATTCGCCACAGTGCCCCAACACGTCGGCCAGATAGCGCCCGCGCTGCCACGGCGCCGAATCGCCCTGCGAACTGGCCGGCAGCGGATCTTGGCTACGGAACAGCAGGTTCCAACCGATCAGCGCCATGCGCTGGTTGAACGGGAACGGCATGGCGTTTTCCGGAATGGCGACATCGACCGCCGGGCGCGTCATCAGGTAAGCGTAGATGTCGTCGGCGTCCTGGCGTGACATGCCCTTGTACGAAGTGTAAGGCATCGCCGGGTACAGATGGCGGCCGCCCGGCGCCACGCCCTGGGTCAGCGCCAGGAAGAAATCGTCCTTGGTCCAGCGGCCGATGCCGTGGTCGGCCGAAGGCGTCAGGTTGCTGCCGTAAAGGGTGCCGAACGGCGTTTCCAGCGGATAGCCCCCCGCCAAAGGCGCGCCGCCGCTGGCGGTGTGGCAGGCGGCGCAGTCGGCGGCCCGCGCCAGATAGCGGCCGCGGGCGATCTGTTCGGCGTCGGCGGTCACCTGCTGCACCGGGCCGTCATAGCGGCGATTTTCCCGCCACCACAGCAGCGCGATGACCACAATCGCCACCAGCAGGATCAACAGTGCGAGACGTTTTTTCATTGCGCCGTCTCCTTCAGCAGGCCCGGCGTCTTCAGCACCACGTCGCGCACCGCTTCGTAGTAGCGCACATAGCCGGTACAGCGGCAAATGTGGCTGTCCAGCGCCTGTTCGATGGCGCTTTCCAGCTGTTCGCGGGCGATCGGCTCCCGCTTGAGCTTCTCGACGAAAATCGTGGCGGCGTTGACGAAGCCCGGCGTGCAGTAGCCGCACTGGAAGCTGTAATGCTCCAGAAAAGCCTGCTGGATGGGGGAAAGCGCCACCACCTCGCCCTGCTCATCCACCTTGGCGTGGCCTTCGACGGTACGCACCTTTTTGCCGCTGAAGAAGTGAGCGCCGGTAATGCAGGTGCGCACCTCTTCGCTGGTGCCGCTCGGGTGGTCGACAATCGCCACGCAGGCGTGGCAGATGCCCTGCCCGCAACCGAGGCGCGAGCCGGTCAGGTCGAGATATTCGTGCAGGAAATCGATCATCATCAGCCCTTCCGGCACCTCGATAGGGCCATACTGCTTATCGTTGACGGTCAGGGAAATCGGCTGGGTTTTAATGCTCATTGTAATACCTCACGAATATTTTCTGCACGAACGGGCAAATCACGGAAACGGTGGCCGGTGGCGTCGGCGATGGCGTTGACCAGCGCGGCCACCACCGGGATCATCACCACCTCGGCCATGCCTTTCGGCGGATCGGTTTCCGACAGCGCCGGCAGGATGTCGCCGGTCTGTTTCCACACCGCCACGTCGCTGGCGCGCGGCAGGTGATAACGGTTGAAGTTCCAGGTGCCATTGCCCGGCCCGTCTTCGTACAGCGGTAAATATTCGTGCAACGCATGGCCGATGCCCATCGCCAGGCCGCCCTGCAGCTGGCCGGAAACCAGCTCCGGCACGATCATATTGCCGCATTCCATAATCGAGTGATGATTCAGCAATTCCACCTGGCCGGTGGCGACATCCACCGCCACTTCCGCCAGCGTGCCGACGGCGCTGTAGTAGGTCACCGCCGCGTTGTTGCGCTGGGTCGGCGGATAATAAACCTGCGCGCGCGCCTGGGCGGTGAACTCGCCGCCGGCGTGGCGCAGCGCCAGCCCGTCGATCGGCAGGCGCTCCGCCCGGCCGTTGAGGGTGAAATCGGCCTCCGCCCACTGCCAGCGGTTGAACACGTGTACCGCCGCGCCGGTGACGCCGCCCATCTGATAGGCTTTCTTCGCCAATAACTCCAGGCTGAGCACCGACATGCCGGCGGCGGTCAGCCCGCCTTCCACCCAGCGCGCGTCTTCACGGCGCACCACCAGCGG
Proteins encoded in this region:
- a CDS encoding glycoside hydrolase family 43 protein produces the protein MQDYPNPFIEQRADPFILRHSDGYYYFTASVPEYDRLELRRARNLADLPQAEAVVVWRKPLQGPMSALIWAPELHFIDGKWYLYFAAAHSPDIADGLFQHRMFALECDSANPLSGEWQEKGRIYSHIDSFSLDATHFFHRGKRYYLWAQKDPALRGNSNLYLAEMENPWTLKGQPVMLSKPELPWETQGFWVNEGPAVIVHGQRIFISYSASATDENYCIGLLWADIAGDLTDAAQWHKASQPIFRTCARNRQFGPGHNSFTVDQQGRDLLVYHARNYREIEGDPLYDPNRHTRIKPIIWDEEGMPVLGEPPADNR
- a CDS encoding (2Fe-2S)-binding protein, with product MSIKTQPISLTVNDKQYGPIEVPEGLMMIDFLHEYLDLTGSRLGCGQGICHACVAIVDHPSGTSEEVRTCITGAHFFSGKKVRTVEGHAKVDEQGEVVALSPIQQAFLEHYSFQCGYCTPGFVNAATIFVEKLKREPIAREQLESAIEQALDSHICRCTGYVRYYEAVRDVVLKTPGLLKETAQ
- a CDS encoding cytochrome c, producing MKKRLALLILLVAIVVIALLWWRENRRYDGPVQQVTADAEQIARGRYLARAADCAACHTASGGAPLAGGYPLETPFGTLYGSNLTPSADHGIGRWTKDDFFLALTQGVAPGGRHLYPAMPYTSYKGMSRQDADDIYAYLMTRPAVDVAIPENAMPFPFNQRMALIGWNLLFRSQDPLPASSQGDSAPWQRGRYLADVLGHCGECHTPRGMLGQMDLGKPMQGGDLGRFMAPDITPQGLAQRGWTPQDVGRFLGTGIAPQGSAFSEMHMVVDLSTRYLTPEDNRALATYLMGDQPPAAVPVKAGQGSDAGRLSYLDQCSGCHARDGEGKPHVAVAMRDNATLRQPDGKNLIVSVLDGLPAQQFPNGESMQSMPAFGERLDDAQLAELVNYLRVTWGGLPADITAEQVKALRK
- a CDS encoding glycoside-pentoside-hexuronide (GPH):cation symporter, whose protein sequence is MKSNALSIKEKIGYGMGDAGCNMIGGAIMLFLNYFYTDIFGLTPALVGILLLSVRVLDAITDPIMGAIADRTQSRWGRFRPWLLWVSLPYVLFSVLMFTTPEWSYNSKVVYAFATYFLMSLTYTAINIPYCSLGGVITADPHERVSCQSYRFILVGIATLILSLTLLPMAEWFGGADRARGYQMAMGVLALIALLMFLFCFATVKERIRPAVPSHDALKSDLRDVWKNDQWVRILLLTFCNVCPGFIRMAATMYYVTYVMQQSASFASLFIALGVVGMMIGSALAKPLTDRFCKLKVFFWTNILLAAFSCGFYFLNPHLTALIVAAYFLLNILHQIPSPLHWSLMADVDDYGEWKTGKRVTGISFSGNLFFLKVGLAVAGSMVGFLMSMSGYQAEAASQSAGALNCIVLLFTVIPGIGYLITAGVVRLLKVDRQLMRQIQIDLEKRRVNYQELVDYREQQLETKHP
- a CDS encoding amino acid permease, whose amino-acid sequence is MDGQQHGDQLKRGLKNRHIQLIALGGAIGTGLFLGIAQTIKMAGPSVILGYAIGGFIAFLIMRQLGEMVVEEPVAGSFSHFAYKYWGNFAGFASGWNYWVLYVLVAMAELTAVGIYVQYWWPEIPTWVSAAVFFLAINAINLANVKVYGEMEFWFAIIKVVAIIGMIVFGAYLLFSGMGGPEATVTNLWAQGGFFPNGIMGLVMAMAVIMFSFGGLELVGITAAEADNPQKSIPKATNQVIYRILIFYIGSLTILLSLYPWGKVVEGGSPFVLIFHALNSNLVATVLNIVVLTAALSVYNSCVYCNSRMLYGLAQQGNGPKSLLKVDGRGVPVIAIGVSALATAFCVLINYLIPGRAFELLMALVVSALVINWAMISLAHLKFRAAKDREGVEPKFKAFWYPFSNYLCLLFMAGILVIMYLTPGIRISVLLIPVWVAILAIGYAIKQRSQRIAGATSR